In one window of Poriferisphaera corsica DNA:
- a CDS encoding methyl-accepting chemotaxis protein — translation MRNLSVRMKVVVWCGLTMMIAMICGFGFSGYQIWTETEERGVQEAMKVAAEAANDMKGDMDAMVKSAETFIAAVSDQSKKQPILYQNALSTTNRVALVNPSAFSTWFWVDTSSMDISGFEPKDGKEIDANKLFAVTVRNIGGQIESTVRGNNTVGDSDAWYNIPFQQKKTTFSEPYFWDYGDGVKRLVSSIALPVFHDDNVIGVGGLDISMDEMQKVADNCEAFDGLAKLVILSPEGMIIGYTGDAARVGKDLGEYSEAFKNLRDRVLTGESMYIWTSSGDLVLYYPFELGSTGQYLVSAMRIPGSVIMAPAKAALYQIIALGIVCLTIAGFLMWYAAGKISKPIQNVVDSLNDISQGEGDLTVRLTINSKDELGNLAQAFNVFVEKVHDTISDVMRLTLDVASASTQIAASSEEIAAGMEEQSGQVQEISTAVEEMSASINEVAQKSHDANSSAGDAKQVALDGGDIVQQTMSGMNEIETVVSDSSLSIGELGKQGERIGEIIEVINDIADQTNLLALNAAIEAARAGEHGRGFAVVADEVRKLADRTTKATDGVSELISGIQAGTHQAVEKMSSGTEIVGKGVDSARRAGESLNNIVDGAENVAEMVQSIAAAAEQQSAASEQISRNIQSIAAVTHQSREGTQQASVAAAGLSEKAESLKQLVAQFKVKDAA, via the coding sequence ATGAGGAATTTATCCGTTCGTATGAAGGTTGTGGTCTGGTGTGGCCTGACCATGATGATCGCAATGATTTGCGGCTTTGGTTTTTCTGGTTATCAGATCTGGACTGAGACCGAGGAGCGAGGTGTTCAGGAGGCTATGAAGGTTGCGGCTGAGGCTGCAAATGATATGAAGGGGGATATGGATGCGATGGTGAAATCGGCGGAAACTTTTATCGCAGCCGTTTCTGATCAATCCAAAAAACAACCCATCCTCTATCAGAATGCTCTCTCAACGACTAACCGTGTTGCATTGGTCAATCCGTCTGCATTTAGTACATGGTTCTGGGTCGACACTTCTTCGATGGATATCAGCGGCTTCGAGCCAAAAGATGGCAAAGAAATTGATGCGAACAAACTTTTTGCAGTCACTGTTCGAAATATCGGTGGCCAAATCGAATCGACAGTTCGCGGTAACAATACGGTTGGCGATTCGGATGCTTGGTACAATATTCCATTTCAACAAAAGAAAACAACTTTTTCCGAGCCATATTTTTGGGATTATGGTGACGGTGTGAAACGCTTGGTTTCAAGTATTGCTCTTCCTGTTTTTCATGACGACAACGTGATCGGTGTTGGCGGCCTCGACATTTCCATGGACGAAATGCAGAAAGTTGCTGACAACTGCGAAGCTTTTGATGGTCTTGCGAAACTCGTTATTCTCAGTCCCGAAGGCATGATCATTGGGTATACCGGTGATGCAGCACGCGTTGGGAAAGATCTTGGCGAATACAGCGAAGCATTTAAAAACCTGCGAGACAGAGTGCTTACCGGTGAATCCATGTACATCTGGACCTCTTCCGGCGATCTCGTTCTCTACTACCCGTTCGAGCTCGGCAGCACCGGCCAGTACCTCGTCAGCGCCATGCGTATCCCCGGCTCGGTCATCATGGCCCCCGCCAAAGCCGCCCTCTACCAAATCATCGCACTCGGCATCGTCTGCCTCACCATCGCAGGCTTCCTCATGTGGTACGCCGCTGGCAAAATCAGCAAGCCCATCCAAAACGTTGTCGATAGCCTCAACGATATCTCTCAAGGCGAAGGCGATCTAACCGTTAGATTGACCATCAACTCCAAAGACGAGCTCGGCAACCTCGCCCAAGCTTTCAACGTCTTTGTCGAAAAAGTTCACGATACTATCTCCGACGTCATGCGTCTCACGCTCGACGTCGCCAGCGCATCGACCCAAATCGCCGCGTCCAGCGAGGAGATCGCCGCCGGCATGGAAGAGCAGTCCGGCCAGGTCCAGGAAATCTCTACCGCTGTCGAGGAAATGAGCGCTTCCATCAATGAAGTCGCACAAAAAAGCCACGACGCCAACTCAAGTGCAGGGGATGCCAAGCAGGTTGCTCTCGACGGCGGCGACATCGTCCAGCAAACCATGTCCGGCATGAATGAGATCGAAACCGTCGTCAGCGATTCCAGCCTATCTATTGGTGAGTTAGGCAAGCAAGGTGAACGCATCGGCGAGATCATCGAAGTCATCAATGACATCGCCGATCAGACCAACCTCCTTGCCCTCAATGCCGCCATCGAGGCCGCCCGTGCCGGTGAGCATGGCCGAGGCTTCGCGGTTGTCGCCGATGAAGTCCGTAAGCTCGCCGACCGCACCACCAAAGCCACCGACGGTGTCAGCGAACTCATCTCCGGTATCCAGGCCGGCACGCATCAGGCTGTCGAAAAAATGAGCAGCGGCACCGAGATCGTCGGCAAGGGTGTCGATTCCGCGCGTCGTGCCGGTGAGTCGCTAAACAATATTGTGGATGGCGCAGAGAACGTCGCTGAGATGGTGCAGTCCATCGCCGCCGCTGCCGAGCAGCAGTCCGCCGCTTCCGAGCAGATCTCACGCAACATTCAGTCGATCGCCGCCGTGACGCACCAGTCCCGTGAAGGCACTCAACAAGCCAGCGTCGCCGCCGCCGGTTTGTCAGAAAAAGCCGAATCACTCAAGCAGCTCGTCGCACAATTCAAAGTCAAAGACGCTGCATAA
- a CDS encoding DUF3592 domain-containing protein — translation MRFFALITSVAVIVTALLIWGLLRIDYQTQLTTTYEPTRATIIETHVHKTWFGFYRPVITYRYQIGGQIYASTKYAPLNQFGSQPWASKVAEQYQPQQVTTAYVSTQNLMMAFLTPHTTFTPYIATIFSMLLIFMTCFLIRNAGIFSSKPHTPHHPNRYHWYQLTTEHIPSFYAFGMIFISLLWSILILLPFIHFLLFAYYDHEHTRLIIPTLITIIAVMLTLIPATMGFSALHTAKPIKTIRALTTQPQIFLDAPLAIRTDLLFAKACEIQSIKINLTCKQLTGITSRTCFSMTHTIQQHQHILPGQTITGSHRFSVPPSKQRPSSHFTRFDYPRIAWAVEIHTTFINNRTLTWCFPIAAERTTSER, via the coding sequence TTGCGTTTTTTTGCTCTGATCACATCGGTCGCAGTAATCGTAACAGCCCTGCTAATCTGGGGATTGCTACGGATCGATTACCAAACACAACTCACCACTACTTATGAACCCACACGCGCAACTATTATCGAGACGCACGTCCATAAAACATGGTTTGGCTTCTACAGACCCGTCATCACCTATCGATATCAGATCGGCGGCCAGATCTATGCATCAACGAAATACGCGCCACTAAATCAATTCGGCTCACAGCCCTGGGCGTCAAAAGTCGCCGAACAATACCAACCTCAACAAGTCACAACAGCATACGTTTCCACACAAAATCTAATGATGGCATTCCTTACCCCTCACACCACTTTCACACCTTACATTGCAACCATTTTTTCAATGCTACTAATTTTCATGACCTGCTTTTTGATCAGAAACGCAGGCATTTTTTCTAGTAAGCCTCACACACCACATCATCCAAACCGTTATCATTGGTATCAATTAACTACAGAGCACATCCCATCTTTCTATGCCTTCGGCATGATCTTTATCTCTCTGCTCTGGTCAATTCTGATACTCCTGCCATTCATTCATTTTCTTCTTTTCGCTTACTACGATCACGAACACACCAGACTCATCATACCAACACTCATCACAATCATTGCCGTTATGCTGACACTCATTCCAGCTACGATGGGATTTTCAGCATTACATACCGCCAAGCCAATCAAGACCATACGCGCTCTAACCACTCAGCCACAAATATTCCTCGACGCACCACTCGCCATCCGTACTGATCTTCTGTTTGCCAAAGCATGTGAAATCCAATCAATCAAAATCAACCTGACTTGCAAACAACTCACAGGCATTACATCGCGTACTTGTTTTTCAATGACACACACCATCCAGCAACATCAGCACATCCTGCCGGGCCAGACTATCACCGGCTCACATCGCTTTAGCGTCCCTCCATCCAAACAAAGGCCATCCTCTCATTTCACACGTTTCGACTATCCACGCATCGCATGGGCTGTTGAAATACACACAACATTCATCAACAATCGTACACTCACATGGTGTTTTCCTATTGCTGCTGAACGCACGACCTCCGAAAGATAA
- a CDS encoding NAD(P)/FAD-dependent oxidoreductase: MSEENNEIVEKVVIIGSGPAGWTAAIYAARANLNPVVFPGRAAGKDLLPGGQLMLTTDVENFPGFPKGVMGPEMMQQFFDQAMRFGTRVVTDKGIKDESGIEMGLYTPFQNVAEVDLSKRPFVVKGDGGVTIKAEAVIIATGAKANWLGLDNELRLAQTGGGVSACAVCDGALPMFRDKELAVVGGGDSAVEEASYLTKFASKVYMVVRRDELRASKIMADRAKNNPKIEILWNTRVVDVHGDEKITGVKLESTKTGEQRELDLTGLFMAIGHTPITDFLDGQLETDETGFLKLTDPYRSYTSIEGVFAAGDVADHVYKQAITAAGMGCKAAIDAERWLAEQGIA, encoded by the coding sequence ATGAGCGAAGAAAATAACGAAATCGTTGAAAAAGTTGTCATTATCGGTTCTGGGCCTGCGGGCTGGACGGCTGCGATTTATGCGGCGCGAGCGAACCTGAATCCTGTTGTGTTTCCGGGTCGTGCGGCAGGAAAAGACTTGTTGCCGGGCGGTCAGTTGATGCTGACGACGGATGTCGAGAACTTTCCAGGCTTCCCGAAAGGGGTGATGGGGCCGGAGATGATGCAGCAGTTTTTCGATCAGGCAATGCGTTTCGGCACACGGGTCGTGACGGACAAGGGGATCAAGGATGAGTCGGGGATTGAGATGGGTTTGTATACGCCGTTCCAAAATGTTGCGGAGGTTGATCTGTCAAAAAGGCCGTTCGTGGTCAAAGGCGATGGCGGGGTGACGATCAAGGCTGAAGCTGTGATTATTGCGACGGGCGCGAAAGCGAACTGGTTGGGCTTGGATAACGAATTGCGGTTAGCACAGACTGGCGGCGGTGTGTCGGCATGTGCGGTATGCGACGGGGCATTGCCGATGTTTAGAGATAAGGAATTAGCGGTTGTCGGTGGCGGGGATTCGGCAGTCGAAGAAGCCTCATATCTCACGAAATTTGCATCGAAAGTTTACATGGTTGTGAGGCGTGACGAATTACGCGCCTCAAAAATCATGGCAGACAGAGCAAAGAACAACCCGAAGATCGAGATCCTATGGAACACACGGGTCGTGGATGTTCATGGTGACGAAAAGATCACAGGGGTGAAGCTCGAAAGCACAAAAACAGGCGAGCAACGCGAACTTGATCTGACCGGTCTATTCATGGCTATTGGCCACACGCCGATCACTGATTTCTTAGATGGCCAACTGGAAACGGATGAGACCGGATTCCTTAAGCTGACTGATCCGTACCGTTCTTACACATCGATTGAAGGTGTATTTGCTGCAGGCGATGTGGCAGATCACGTCTACAAACAGGCGATCACGGCTGCTGGAATGGGGTGCAAGGCTGCAATTGACGCAGAACGTTGGCTGGCAGAACAAGGGATTGCATAA
- a CDS encoding MarR family winged helix-turn-helix transcriptional regulator: MFLLQDLPDEQVITHAQAIHGQFNRQGLLLFLQILKTGSDLLNNLDQFLSKYNLKHGRWITLVLLQREPSQTSSPSELAKKQGITRATMTNLLNSLENDLYIERIEHPTDARATNVKLTRKGRNLLKNIMPRYYQAINQLTAECSTKQLKDTQKMLNLISGKSEEIFSQ; this comes from the coding sequence ATGTTTCTACTCCAAGATCTTCCAGATGAGCAAGTCATCACACATGCCCAAGCCATCCACGGACAATTCAACCGTCAAGGCCTACTTCTCTTCCTGCAAATACTCAAAACAGGCTCAGACCTACTCAACAATCTCGATCAATTCTTATCTAAATACAACCTCAAACATGGCCGCTGGATCACGCTCGTCTTATTGCAACGTGAACCCTCGCAAACATCCTCACCTTCTGAACTCGCAAAGAAGCAGGGAATCACACGCGCAACCATGACCAATCTTCTCAATAGTCTCGAAAATGATCTGTACATCGAACGAATTGAACACCCGACAGATGCACGCGCAACAAACGTTAAACTCACACGAAAAGGCCGAAACCTTTTAAAAAACATCATGCCACGTTACTACCAAGCAATCAATCAACTCACCGCCGAATGCTCCACCAAACAACTCAAAGATACTCAAAAAATGCTCAATCTGATTTCCGGTAAAAGCGAAGAGATTTTCAGTCAATAG
- a CDS encoding glycosyltransferase family 4 protein, producing the protein MLQKAKQKSWDALETLALIGTYTPRRCGIATFTNDLTEALSSAAPEINTTAVAMNDRAEGYRYNKRVWFEVNQSRLVEYRLAADFLNMSSVDVVCLQHEFGIFGGHDGSYILEMLRRLRMPVVTTLHTVLKEPTDGQLRVMRQLNELCDQFVVMAHRAESFLCDIYEIPRDKITIIPHGIPEVPFVDPAYFKDLFGVEGKKVILTFGLLGPSKGLENMIEAMPAIVAKHPDAVYIVLGATHPGVIAHQGEEYRLGLQKRAKELGVAENIIWVNRYVDLDELLEFLGSADVYVTPYLNEAQITSGTLCYALGSGKPVVSTPYWHAEELLADGRGKLVPFGDTKQLANGINELFDHEAERHAIRKKAYQHTRPMVWENVASEYLNLFQRVRTHRNRAPKPNFTARPSIMSSMKTPELTEIKLDQLINLTDGTGILQAAQATVPDRHAGYTTDDNARALIVTLIAQDHLPTLTGSPGRRYATPGPTDSKTLPTGYLDDMSTRYLSFLGHAFNTETARFRHRMNYERQWMDDVGSEESHGRSIWALGETVARSPSRGQMTFAANLFQQALDSCTQLQTPHGIAFSLIGIHAYLRRFSGDSHARRVRENLAHKLFHSFNTHGDHDWPWLSDQMTYANAQVPHALLLSGRWMFNNEMIQKALHVLEWLYHVELGEDEHFAPIGSDGWLKRGQNKARFNQLPLEASGMIAATLEAYRVTNDKKWVERSYRCLNWFLGENDLRQPLYDPSTGGCAEVLLPHGVSENQSAEATTCWLFGLLSLYDHIQSEDAASHTITAAEPGGAMTGDRHEAALSRYKTEQKQS; encoded by the coding sequence ATGCTGCAAAAAGCGAAGCAAAAATCTTGGGATGCGTTGGAAACGCTGGCGCTTATTGGTACGTACACGCCACGACGATGCGGTATTGCAACATTTACCAATGACTTGACGGAAGCGTTGTCATCGGCTGCGCCGGAGATCAATACGACGGCGGTCGCAATGAACGATCGCGCGGAGGGTTATCGGTATAACAAACGGGTATGGTTTGAGGTGAATCAGTCACGGCTGGTTGAGTACCGACTGGCGGCTGACTTTTTGAATATGTCGTCGGTTGATGTGGTTTGCCTACAGCATGAGTTTGGGATTTTTGGTGGGCATGATGGGTCGTATATTTTGGAGATGCTAAGAAGACTGCGGATGCCGGTGGTAACGACATTACACACGGTATTGAAAGAGCCGACGGACGGCCAGTTGCGTGTGATGCGGCAATTAAATGAGTTGTGTGATCAGTTTGTGGTGATGGCACATCGTGCGGAATCTTTTTTGTGTGATATTTATGAGATCCCACGCGACAAGATCACGATCATTCCGCATGGGATACCGGAGGTGCCGTTTGTTGATCCGGCTTACTTTAAAGATTTGTTTGGAGTTGAAGGAAAGAAGGTCATTTTGACGTTCGGGCTTTTGGGGCCATCAAAGGGTTTGGAGAATATGATCGAGGCGATGCCTGCGATCGTTGCGAAGCACCCAGATGCGGTATATATCGTGTTGGGGGCGACTCACCCAGGTGTGATTGCACATCAAGGCGAAGAGTATCGCTTAGGCTTGCAGAAGCGCGCGAAAGAGTTGGGTGTTGCGGAGAATATTATTTGGGTGAACCGGTATGTGGATTTGGATGAATTGCTGGAGTTTTTGGGCTCGGCGGATGTGTATGTGACGCCGTATTTGAATGAGGCGCAGATCACGTCGGGGACTTTGTGTTATGCGTTAGGCAGTGGGAAGCCGGTAGTGTCGACACCGTATTGGCATGCGGAAGAGTTGCTAGCAGATGGGCGCGGGAAGCTGGTGCCGTTTGGGGATACGAAGCAATTGGCGAATGGGATCAATGAGCTGTTTGATCACGAGGCGGAGCGGCACGCGATACGAAAGAAGGCGTATCAGCATACACGGCCGATGGTTTGGGAAAATGTAGCGAGCGAGTATTTGAATTTATTTCAACGTGTGAGGACGCATCGTAATCGAGCGCCAAAGCCAAACTTTACGGCGCGGCCGTCAATCATGTCGAGCATGAAGACGCCGGAGCTGACGGAAATCAAGCTGGATCAGTTGATTAATCTGACAGACGGGACAGGGATTTTACAGGCTGCGCAAGCGACGGTGCCGGATCGCCATGCGGGGTACACGACGGATGACAATGCGCGGGCGCTGATCGTTACATTAATTGCGCAGGATCATTTACCGACACTGACAGGATCGCCTGGAAGAAGATATGCGACACCGGGGCCGACAGATAGCAAGACACTGCCGACGGGGTATCTGGATGATATGTCTACGCGCTATTTATCATTTTTGGGGCATGCATTTAATACGGAAACTGCTCGTTTTAGGCATCGGATGAATTATGAGCGGCAGTGGATGGATGACGTGGGATCGGAAGAATCGCATGGACGATCTATCTGGGCATTAGGCGAAACGGTTGCACGATCGCCATCTCGTGGGCAGATGACGTTTGCGGCAAATCTTTTCCAGCAGGCATTAGATTCGTGTACACAATTGCAGACGCCGCATGGGATCGCGTTTTCGCTGATTGGGATTCATGCCTATCTGCGACGGTTCTCAGGGGATTCGCATGCTCGGCGTGTGAGAGAAAATCTGGCGCATAAGCTGTTCCACTCGTTTAACACACATGGCGATCATGATTGGCCATGGCTAAGCGATCAGATGACGTATGCCAATGCGCAGGTGCCGCATGCACTACTGCTATCGGGGCGGTGGATGTTTAATAATGAGATGATTCAGAAAGCGCTACATGTCTTGGAGTGGTTATATCATGTGGAGCTTGGCGAGGATGAACATTTTGCACCGATTGGTTCGGACGGTTGGCTGAAACGTGGCCAAAATAAGGCGAGGTTCAATCAGTTACCGCTGGAGGCGTCTGGGATGATCGCGGCAACACTTGAGGCATATCGTGTGACGAACGACAAGAAATGGGTGGAACGATCATACCGATGCTTGAATTGGTTCTTGGGCGAGAATGATCTGCGACAGCCACTATACGACCCATCGACAGGTGGGTGTGCTGAAGTGTTGTTGCCGCATGGGGTGTCAGAGAACCAATCAGCAGAGGCGACGACGTGTTGGCTGTTTGGGTTGCTGTCGTTATATGACCATATACAGTCAGAAGATGCGGCGTCACATACAATTACAGCCGCGGAGCCGGGGGGAGCTATGACTGGAGATCGCCATGAGGCGGCCTTGTCACGTTATAAGACAGAGCAGAAGCAGTCGTGA
- a CDS encoding SRPBCC family protein, whose protein sequence is MSTTSNQELSLKLTRSINASADELFDAWLNADTLAHWFKPEPGLVCDDCQINPTEMGIFRIILLNEETHDHYIVMGHFIELDEPNTLSFTWSWELPQNGVRDTICTAIFDNPTPDVNHTELTFIHSGFPDQESLEDHVAGWNACLDELVKHFA, encoded by the coding sequence ATGTCGACGACCAGTAATCAAGAATTGTCATTGAAATTAACCCGTTCGATCAATGCATCCGCGGATGAGTTGTTTGATGCTTGGCTCAATGCGGACACATTGGCGCATTGGTTTAAACCTGAGCCAGGATTGGTATGTGATGATTGCCAAATCAATCCGACGGAGATGGGGATTTTCAGAATTATTTTGCTGAATGAGGAAACACATGACCACTATATTGTCATGGGTCATTTCATTGAGTTGGACGAGCCTAACACACTGTCGTTTACATGGTCTTGGGAGCTGCCGCAGAATGGGGTACGGGATACGATCTGTACCGCTATTTTTGATAATCCAACACCGGATGTGAATCACACTGAATTGACGTTTATCCACTCGGGCTTTCCAGATCAGGAATCACTTGAGGATCATGTCGCAGGCTGGAATGCTTGCCTTGACGAGCTTGTAAAACATTTCGCGTAG
- a CDS encoding sugar nucleotidyltransferase, with protein sequence MTTNPTNLTGIILAGGRGTRLQPLTNNLNKHLIPIADLPMILYPIHSLTTLGIRDLIIVTNSEYVPAFQSALAHIPDQFNLNSFRIIPQPEPRGVADALMQAEPHINTPTCVMLGDQLLGSTLHTAHQAFLGNPDQSLILLKQVSDPARYGIATLNTNHQLVDITEKPTQPQSDLAIAGIYFYPPTIFPLCRTLKPSSRGELEISDLNATLLKQGKIHHTSLQGWWADVGTFDSLDYARQMVARHGFNND encoded by the coding sequence TTGACCACCAACCCCACAAATCTCACTGGCATCATCCTTGCTGGCGGCCGTGGTACGCGCCTTCAACCCCTCACCAATAACCTCAACAAGCACCTCATCCCGATCGCCGATCTCCCAATGATCCTCTACCCCATCCATTCCCTGACAACACTCGGCATCCGTGATCTCATCATCGTCACCAACTCCGAGTACGTCCCCGCCTTTCAATCCGCCCTCGCGCATATCCCCGATCAATTCAACCTCAATTCCTTCCGCATCATTCCCCAGCCCGAGCCTCGCGGCGTTGCCGATGCACTCATGCAAGCCGAACCCCACATCAATACCCCCACCTGCGTCATGCTCGGCGATCAGCTCCTCGGCTCAACCCTCCATACCGCACATCAAGCTTTCCTCGGCAACCCCGATCAATCGCTCATCCTCCTCAAACAAGTTTCCGATCCCGCCCGGTACGGCATCGCCACGCTCAACACCAATCATCAACTCGTCGATATCACCGAAAAACCCACTCAGCCTCAATCAGATCTAGCCATTGCCGGCATCTACTTCTATCCACCAACTATTTTCCCACTCTGCCGTACCCTAAAACCATCATCCCGCGGCGAACTTGAAATCTCAGACCTCAACGCAACCCTCCTCAAACAAGGTAAAATACACCATACCTCACTCCAAGGCTGGTGGGCCGACGTAGGCACATTCGACAGCCTTGATTATGCCCGCCAAATGGTCGCACGACACGGCTTCAACAATGACTAA
- a CDS encoding nuclear transport factor 2 family protein — MPATSTLDLGNQLADLCKEGRHLEAVDTLYDENIVSIEPCSSPDMPARMEGIQAVRGKNEWWLNAFEMKDQHVYGPYPHGERFALAFCMDVVNKETKEEMHMEEVALYTVKDNKIVQEEFFHVVPGTDQ, encoded by the coding sequence ATGCCAGCAACATCAACATTGGATTTAGGGAATCAACTTGCAGATCTTTGCAAAGAGGGACGACATTTAGAAGCGGTCGACACGCTGTATGACGAAAATATCGTTTCAATTGAACCATGCAGCAGCCCCGATATGCCAGCAAGGATGGAAGGCATCCAGGCGGTACGCGGTAAGAATGAATGGTGGTTGAATGCGTTCGAGATGAAGGATCAACACGTTTACGGGCCGTATCCACATGGCGAACGTTTTGCACTAGCATTTTGCATGGATGTCGTGAATAAAGAAACGAAGGAAGAAATGCATATGGAAGAAGTTGCTTTGTACACCGTCAAAGACAACAAGATTGTGCAGGAAGAATTTTTCCATGTCGTGCCTGGCACTGATCAATAA
- the ruvA gene encoding Holliday junction branch migration protein RuvA, with product MIAQIKGKLIGIDTGSALLEIQGGFVYEVLLPTFVVNRLGGMIGREVKLYTMHYLEGVGQGTSFVPRLAGFLTRQDKAFYELFTSVKGIGNRKALRAMALASHQIAGAILDRDLATLQSLPEIGKRTAETIVVTLKDKVESYITPAREEIGAVSAANEMAVVDTGELVSTDAHPEQEKTSGRGTLVRDALDVLVELGENRISAMERIDALLADESEIDTVDQVVASYYRATAR from the coding sequence ATGATAGCGCAAATTAAAGGTAAATTGATCGGTATCGATACTGGCTCCGCATTGCTGGAGATTCAGGGTGGTTTTGTTTATGAAGTTCTCTTGCCAACGTTTGTTGTGAATCGATTGGGTGGGATGATCGGACGTGAGGTGAAGCTGTATACGATGCATTATCTCGAAGGTGTGGGGCAAGGTACTAGCTTTGTGCCGCGGTTGGCAGGCTTCCTGACACGCCAGGACAAAGCTTTTTATGAGCTGTTTACATCCGTTAAGGGGATTGGCAACCGCAAGGCGCTTCGTGCCATGGCATTGGCGAGCCATCAGATTGCGGGTGCAATCTTGGATCGGGATCTTGCGACGCTTCAAAGTCTTCCAGAAATTGGCAAACGTACAGCTGAAACGATTGTGGTCACTTTGAAAGATAAAGTTGAGAGTTATATCACACCCGCCCGTGAGGAAATTGGTGCGGTTAGTGCGGCCAACGAAATGGCGGTGGTCGATACCGGGGAATTAGTGAGTACAGATGCTCATCCTGAACAAGAGAAAACAAGCGGTCGGGGGACATTGGTACGAGATGCACTTGACGTATTGGTGGAGCTTGGTGAAAACCGGATATCAGCAATGGAGCGGATTGATGCGCTGCTCGCAGACGAGTCGGAAATTGATACAGTTGATCAAGTTGTAGCGAGTTATTATCGGGCAACAGCACGATAA
- a CDS encoding aldo/keto reductase: MRKHILGNSNLEASILGFGCMGLSEFYGPPTEEAESLNILNHAYHNGINFFDTADIYGCGHNEQLLSKFIRDKRSKIILATKCAIVRKPGEYARKIDNSPQYIHNACDASLKRLQTDYIDLYYIHRFSGETPIEDVMHALAKLKTQGKIRQIGLSEVSANTLRKACKITPVAALQTEYSISTRDVEADILPTCHDVGTGFVSYSPLGRGLLTGQIKSLNDLADDDFRRISPRFNEENFNNNLKRLSLLNDLAQSKNCTPGQIAIAWLLHRPVPIFPIPGTKRIKYLDQNIQAANIELTRDEISLIDNSFPPGFFGGQRYPEAGMTGINT; encoded by the coding sequence ATGAGAAAACATATACTCGGCAACAGCAACTTAGAAGCTTCCATCCTTGGTTTTGGATGCATGGGCCTCTCCGAATTCTACGGCCCGCCAACCGAAGAAGCCGAATCACTCAACATACTCAATCACGCCTACCATAACGGAATCAACTTTTTCGACACCGCAGATATTTATGGCTGCGGACATAATGAACAACTACTATCAAAGTTCATCCGCGATAAACGCAGCAAGATCATACTCGCCACCAAATGCGCTATCGTTCGCAAACCTGGCGAATACGCAAGAAAAATTGACAACTCACCTCAATACATTCACAACGCTTGCGACGCATCACTGAAACGCCTTCAGACTGATTACATCGACCTGTATTACATCCACAGATTCAGCGGCGAAACACCTATCGAAGACGTCATGCACGCACTCGCGAAACTCAAAACGCAAGGCAAAATCAGACAGATTGGCCTTTCCGAAGTATCCGCAAATACACTACGAAAAGCCTGTAAAATCACACCAGTAGCCGCCTTGCAAACCGAATACTCTATCTCAACACGTGATGTCGAAGCCGATATCCTTCCTACTTGCCATGATGTTGGCACGGGTTTTGTCAGCTACTCACCACTTGGTCGCGGCTTGCTCACCGGCCAGATTAAATCCTTAAACGACCTCGCCGATGATGATTTCAGACGCATCTCCCCACGATTTAACGAAGAAAATTTCAACAACAATCTCAAACGTTTAAGCCTTCTGAACGATCTCGCTCAATCAAAAAACTGCACGCCAGGTCAAATCGCAATCGCATGGCTACTTCATCGCCCTGTACCCATATTTCCCATTCCCGGAACCAAACGAATCAAATACTTAGATCAGAATATCCAAGCCGCAAACATCGAGCTGACTCGCGATGAAATCAGCTTAATCGACAACAGCTTTCCTCCAGGATTCTTTGGTGGCCAACGCTACCCCGAAGCTGGTATGACTGGTATCAACACATAA